Proteins co-encoded in one Kribbella qitaiheensis genomic window:
- a CDS encoding amidohydrolase, with the protein MRELVVRNCSVLVVPEVGECRVDEAQDIHIRDGAITAITATGAQPDGLLDSADARSADDVEVLDATGLLAVPGLTNSHTHSPMVMMRGAAEDMSIDDWFNRKIWPMEVNLTPERVKVGARLACAEMLLAGVTTFVDHYSHADQIAEAALESGIRADLAPTFFSSTGTEGRDAAFAAAREIRTLGLSVANGRPPRITASLGPHAPYTVTDEDLRRTAEVARAEGFRMHLHAAETEDQTQSSIDRLGVTPIEVLARTGVLGAGTLIAHGCGIRDSDLPLMEPFADRTAIACCPKVYLKLAMGSTTPIKSLQSIGIPIGIGTDGAAVHNTLDVWESLRLVALTQKQREQEAEWMTVSDTLRLATRGGATAAGLTHLTGAIEPGRRADIALLDLAAPHHQPIHDPRASLVYSTRASDVVHVLVDGDVVVRNRTLTTVNLPDIIEDARSLAHTLVDLSANSTIQTYAP; encoded by the coding sequence ATGCGGGAACTGGTGGTCCGGAACTGTTCTGTCCTGGTGGTCCCGGAGGTGGGGGAGTGCCGCGTTGACGAAGCGCAGGACATCCACATCCGGGACGGCGCGATCACTGCGATCACCGCCACCGGCGCGCAGCCCGACGGCCTGTTGGATTCCGCTGACGCTCGGTCGGCGGATGATGTCGAGGTGCTCGATGCGACCGGTCTGCTCGCCGTGCCGGGGCTGACCAACTCGCATACGCATAGTCCGATGGTGATGATGCGGGGCGCGGCCGAGGATATGTCGATCGACGACTGGTTCAACCGCAAGATCTGGCCCATGGAGGTTAACCTCACCCCTGAGCGCGTGAAGGTCGGTGCGCGTCTCGCCTGTGCCGAAATGCTGCTTGCGGGGGTCACCACTTTCGTCGACCACTACTCCCACGCCGACCAGATTGCCGAAGCGGCCCTGGAATCCGGCATCCGCGCGGACCTGGCGCCCACCTTTTTCTCTTCCACCGGCACAGAGGGACGAGACGCCGCGTTCGCCGCAGCCCGCGAGATCCGCACCCTAGGTCTATCGGTCGCGAACGGCCGCCCTCCGCGCATCACGGCCAGCCTCGGCCCGCACGCGCCGTACACGGTTACCGACGAAGACCTACGCCGTACTGCGGAAGTCGCGCGAGCCGAAGGATTCCGGATGCACCTGCACGCAGCCGAAACCGAGGATCAAACTCAATCGTCGATCGACCGCCTCGGCGTCACTCCGATCGAGGTGCTCGCGCGAACTGGCGTACTCGGAGCCGGCACCCTCATCGCCCACGGCTGCGGCATCCGCGACTCGGACCTGCCACTGATGGAACCCTTCGCCGACCGTACGGCGATCGCCTGCTGCCCCAAGGTCTACCTCAAGCTCGCGATGGGCTCGACCACTCCCATCAAGTCCCTCCAGTCGATCGGCATCCCCATCGGCATCGGCACGGACGGAGCCGCCGTCCACAACACCCTCGACGTCTGGGAGTCCCTCCGCCTCGTCGCCCTCACCCAGAAACAACGCGAACAGGAAGCCGAGTGGATGACCGTCTCGGACACCCTCCGCCTAGCCACCCGTGGCGGTGCCACCGCAGCCGGCCTCACCCACCTGACCGGCGCCATCGAACCAGGCCGCCGCGCCGACATCGCCCTGCTCGACCTCGCCGCTCCCCATCACCAGCCGATCCACGATCCCCGCGCGAGCCTCGTCTACTCCACCCGCGCCAGCGACGTAGTCCACGTCCTCGTAGACGGCGACGTGGTAGTCCGCAACCGAACCCTCACCACCGTCAACCTCCCCGACATCATCGAAGACGCCCGATCCCTCGCCCACACCCTCGTAGACCTCTCCGCCAACTCCACCATCCAGACCTACGCCCCGTGA
- a CDS encoding HNH endonuclease signature motif containing protein — protein MDLLADARPAYTMSGEEAVAALDVAHAEIARLETYRLKVTARLDETGYTKEAAGQDTARFLSTRYRRNLYATRQDLTLAKALPKYPAVTTALPDPYTPADHEATIHSADAASITGTDATDATDASGNGGSAGAGGDNEEALPVLLHPEQAEAIVSALEAVPAAAMVSVETLRVAEEQMVEAARHLAPADLKKFGQRIREILDTDGPEPAEGAAERRESLRLTNADHGVKFSGYLANANAELLKTLIEAAAKPRKMDGELDCRSRDKRQADALTQVLTIAAGTGDLPSHGGVKPHVTVTIDYTDLKTMGRDATGNLQFGDNLSAAAVRCLACDAGIIPIVLGSNSEPLDVGREERFVTKAIRRALNKRDKGCVVCGLPPRYCHAHHIVHWIDGGPTSLDNLALFCGTDHKGVHAGHYTVTITNGKVHVTRPTWAAAPRLTKPLGRPSTPQGHPYKNAPTPDGLANPSGRAAPRANTDLDTNVELDADVDVGALTGPGTFAARSGQATMVANSDLDAHTASGGHDGVAATTCEDDSCNHSHTPGAEAETSSFTGTDNDPFWGQGRSNRTHRPVRVFSLVNDPPPLAAQRPADFDPWAPETLDTG, from the coding sequence ATGGACCTCCTGGCGGATGCGCGGCCCGCGTACACGATGAGCGGCGAAGAAGCAGTCGCCGCTCTCGATGTCGCGCATGCCGAGATCGCGCGGCTGGAGACCTACCGGCTGAAAGTCACCGCCCGCCTGGACGAGACCGGCTACACCAAAGAAGCCGCCGGCCAAGACACCGCCAGGTTCTTGTCCACGAGGTACCGCCGCAACCTGTACGCCACCCGCCAGGACCTCACCCTGGCCAAAGCCCTCCCGAAGTATCCAGCCGTCACCACAGCCCTCCCCGACCCGTATACACCGGCCGACCACGAGGCCACCATCCACTCCGCCGACGCCGCGAGCATTACCGGCACCGACGCCACCGACGCCACCGACGCCAGCGGCAATGGCGGTAGTGCCGGTGCTGGTGGAGACAACGAGGAAGCCCTTCCGGTGCTGCTGCATCCGGAGCAGGCCGAAGCGATCGTGTCCGCGCTTGAAGCCGTCCCGGCAGCTGCGATGGTCTCGGTGGAGACTCTGCGGGTCGCCGAAGAACAGATGGTCGAAGCCGCCCGGCACCTGGCGCCGGCTGACCTGAAGAAGTTCGGCCAGCGGATCCGGGAGATCCTCGACACCGACGGCCCCGAACCCGCCGAAGGAGCCGCTGAGCGGCGCGAATCCCTCCGCCTCACCAACGCCGACCACGGCGTCAAATTCTCCGGCTACCTCGCCAACGCCAACGCCGAACTCCTCAAGACCCTCATCGAAGCCGCCGCGAAACCCCGCAAAATGGACGGCGAACTCGACTGCCGCTCCCGTGACAAACGCCAAGCAGACGCCCTCACCCAGGTCCTCACCATCGCCGCCGGCACCGGCGACCTCCCCAGCCACGGCGGCGTCAAGCCCCACGTCACCGTCACCATCGACTACACCGACCTGAAAACGATGGGCCGCGACGCCACCGGCAACCTCCAATTCGGCGACAACCTCTCCGCCGCCGCGGTCCGCTGCCTCGCCTGCGATGCCGGCATCATCCCCATCGTCCTCGGCTCCAACTCCGAACCCCTCGACGTAGGCCGCGAAGAACGCTTCGTCACCAAGGCAATCCGGCGGGCCTTGAACAAACGCGACAAGGGTTGCGTCGTCTGCGGACTACCCCCGCGCTACTGCCACGCCCACCACATCGTCCACTGGATCGACGGCGGCCCTACCTCGCTGGACAACCTGGCGTTGTTCTGTGGCACCGACCACAAAGGTGTGCACGCTGGCCACTACACCGTCACCATCACCAACGGCAAAGTCCACGTCACCCGCCCCACCTGGGCCGCCGCACCTCGCCTGACCAAACCACTCGGCAGACCGTCGACACCACAAGGCCACCCCTACAAGAACGCGCCCACCCCGGACGGGCTCGCCAATCCAAGCGGGCGTGCTGCCCCGCGCGCGAACACTGATCTGGACACGAACGTCGAGCTGGACGCGGACGTTGATGTTGGCGCGCTTACCGGCCCGGGCACATTCGCCGCCCGGAGCGGGCAAGCCACCATGGTCGCGAACTCAGATCTGGACGCGCACACCGCCTCTGGCGGACACGACGGCGTCGCAGCGACCACCTGCGAAGACGACTCCTGCAATCACAGCCACACCCCGGGTGCCGAAGCCGAGACCAGTTCATTCACCGGAACCGACAACGACCCGTTCTGGGGGCAAGGCCGCTCCAATCGGACCCATCGCCCGGTCCGCGTCTTCTCGCTGGTCAATGACCCACCACCACTAGCCGCGCAACGCCCTGCCGACTTCGACCCCTGGGCCCCAGAAACACTCGACACCGGATAG
- a CDS encoding SRPBCC family protein: MLTIAGRAETRTISIAATPSEVFDFVADARNLPRWAPGFAPTIEPSGDEWVVDNGTDQLRLIVRGSREHGTVDILRAQDHRVGGFTRVLPNGDGSEYQFTIFFPAGTPETAVADQLKIIEDELQAVRKFCEGDSPTQA; this comes from the coding sequence ATGCTTACTATTGCGGGCCGCGCCGAGACGCGGACGATCTCCATTGCTGCAACGCCGTCCGAGGTGTTCGACTTCGTCGCTGATGCGCGGAACCTGCCTCGCTGGGCACCTGGGTTCGCGCCCACCATCGAGCCCAGTGGTGATGAGTGGGTGGTGGACAACGGCACCGATCAACTGAGGCTCATCGTGCGTGGTTCGCGGGAGCACGGGACGGTCGACATTCTTCGCGCGCAGGACCACCGGGTCGGCGGGTTCACTCGGGTGCTGCCGAACGGGGACGGCAGCGAGTACCAGTTCACGATCTTCTTTCCTGCCGGCACCCCCGAAACGGCCGTCGCCGATCAACTGAAGATTATCGAGGACGAACTCCAAGCAGTGCGGAAGTTCTGCGAAGGCGACTCGCCGACTCAGGCCTAG